In Paenibacillus protaetiae, the genomic stretch TTACGGTCTCGCCTTCCGCTGCCGCAGCCCCTTGGTGCTCCGCGTCGCCTTCAAGGCGGCTCACAGCTGTATTCCTCTCCTCGTCAAGCTGCGCCAGGCGCGGCAATATCGCATCAACCAAGCTGTAGCGGGGCGTCACCTTCGGCAAGCTTTCCAGCTCGCGTGACAGCCTGGTCAGACGTTCGTACATGTCTGAACAGTCGGGGCAGTTCCGAATATGGCTCATCATGAGCTCATGCTCCAGAGCATTCAAATCATCGTCTAGACTGCGCTGCATATATTCCAATATTTCTTGACAGTTCATCCCCGGACACCACCTTTCTGATAATCATGCAGTAATGTTTGCAGCTGTTGCCTCGCGCGGAATAAATACGACTTGACTGTGTTCAAGGGCAAATCAAGCGATTCTGCTATTTCGTTATAAGAAAAATCCTGCAAATACCGGAGCACGACAACGGCCTTATGATGCTCCGGCAGCTTGTCGATCGCTTCCCGGATGTCTTGTGCGGCGTACGATGCAAGCACTTCATCTTCAACATTGCTTTTTTCCTGGAAAACAAGCTCATGTTCTTCAATCGATATGGAAGGTTTCGTTCTGCGAAATTTATCGATGCAAATATTGGTTACAATTCTTCCGACCCATGTTTTGAATTGGGCTTTCTCCTCATAGGAGCCGATTTTCGTATAAATTCGTATAAGTGCCTCTTGCGCAGCATCCATCGCGTCCTGCTCATTGTTTAATATATAGTAGGCTGTCCGATAGACGTGCGTTTCAACCTCCCGCAAAAGAGCTATTAATGCATCGCGATCTCCCGCCTGGGCGGCCTTGATTAAGGCAGGCTCCACCACGAAGGATCCCCCTCTCTTACAATCTCATCGACGTAACGGCACTCAAAAAAGTTGCAGTACCATCTAAAAATAAATAAATACCTAGTTAAGCATAGCAAAAAAAAGAAACTGCGTATAGCGCGGATGAATGCCATTTACCTATGCAATATTGAACAAGGAGAGCTTCACAGCCGCCCTCCTTTGCAAAATATGAGTACGTTTTCTATTTCACTGTTCGTACAAACAAACCTTCACCGTCTGTCTTGAACTGGATTTCGCCCTGCAAATCGGTCCGCCTTACTTCCACGCCAGCCTCCTGCAGCCGCTCCAGCGTCTCTTCGTTTGGATGCCCGTAACTGTTATGCAACCCCGCAGAAGCTGCCGCTTCGGCCGGATGCCAATAGCGGAGCCATTCCATGGAAGTGGAATTTTTACTGCCGTGATGAGCAAGCTTTAGCACATCAACCCGCCTGCCTCCTTCGCCGCCGCCCTTTTCGCCGAATTGCGATAGAAATCCGCTGGGCCGGTTTTGCAAGCTTTCCAGCAGCAGATGCTCTTCCTGCGAACCAATATCGCCAGGAAGCAAAAAACTTCTTCCATTTAATTGAAGAGCTATCACAACGCTGTCCCCATTTTGCTCATTTATCGTCGGAACCGTCCTGCTTCCCTCCTCTTCTTCCGGAGGCAGCGGCCATAATACGGCGAGACTCGTCTGGCCGTCCGCCTGCCACTGCTGCCCGGCCTGGGCGGCATACAGCGGGATCGAGCGCCCTATCGCTTGCCGCAGCAAACGGACTGCCTCTTGGTTTTCCTTAATACTGCCGTTCCACAATATCCGTTTGACAGGTATCGTATCCAGCACCGCTTTTAATCCGCCGATATGGTCCGTATCCAGATGGGTAATGACGAGCAAATCCAGCTGATGCACGCCGCGTTTCATCAGAAGCGGGGCTACGACATCCTTCCCGACTTCAAACGGATCGCTGCGCTCCTTCCATTGCTCGCCTGCTTTGCGGAACGTAACCGTTCCCCCTCCATCTATTAAAATATGTTTGCCCGACGCGGTTTGCACAAATATCGAATCGCCTTGCCCGACATCCAAAATATCTACTTGCCCTTCCCCGCGGCTTCCGCCCGGAAAATAAGCCCACAGCAGCAGGGCGGCGGCAGCCGCTGCAGCCGTCGCAATCCCGGCATTATACAGCTTGCGCCGCCTAGCTGCGGTTTGTTCATCCAGCATCGATATATCATACTCCGCCAAACTTGGCGCCGCCTGATCAAATACAGCCATACCAGCTTCCATGGCGAGCAAGGACTGCCGGACAGACGGCGTCACCAATTCCCCTTCGGCCGTTAAAGCTTGATAGGGCTTTCCGGCAGCTGGCCTGGCAGAAGCCTGTTTTATAAATAATGCTCCGCTGCCGGTGGATGGATCAGATGGCCTGGTTTCTTCCTCATCATGGGCGAA encodes the following:
- a CDS encoding ComEC/Rec2 family competence protein → MLMTVFGAVPLYVLLTGGSPSVLRAGLMTMLGLLAARMNKLKDGLHLIAAAAVLMLAWNPYYIEDVSFQLSFLVTAGLIVGVSPFRAALPQGTRWKGLYDLLAVTIVAQLISFPVSIYYFNQFHLLSLMANLVLVPFISFIVMPIGGGALILGAAWPLGGKVLALLSVYANDITFWLVHRMSSAEPLRTIWASPSFGWIALWYIVIGLLFWLLAAAASSRRAQAAFAHDEEETRPSDPSTGSGALFIKQASARPAAGKPYQALTAEGELVTPSVRQSLLAMEAGMAVFDQAAPSLAEYDISMLDEQTAARRRKLYNAGIATAAAAAAALLLWAYFPGGSRGEGQVDILDVGQGDSIFVQTASGKHILIDGGGTVTFRKAGEQWKERSDPFEVGKDVVAPLLMKRGVHQLDLLVITHLDTDHIGGLKAVLDTIPVKRILWNGSIKENQEAVRLLRQAIGRSIPLYAAQAGQQWQADGQTSLAVLWPLPPEEEEGSRTVPTINEQNGDSVVIALQLNGRSFLLPGDIGSQEEHLLLESLQNRPSGFLSQFGEKGGGEGGRRVDVLKLAHHGSKNSTSMEWLRYWHPAEAAASAGLHNSYGHPNEETLERLQEAGVEVRRTDLQGEIQFKTDGEGLFVRTVK
- a CDS encoding RNA polymerase sigma factor; protein product: MVEPALIKAAQAGDRDALIALLREVETHVYRTAYYILNNEQDAMDAAQEALIRIYTKIGSYEEKAQFKTWVGRIVTNICIDKFRRTKPSISIEEHELVFQEKSNVEDEVLASYAAQDIREAIDKLPEHHKAVVVLRYLQDFSYNEIAESLDLPLNTVKSYLFRARQQLQTLLHDYQKGGVRG